A single Candidatus Chlamydia corallus DNA region contains:
- a CDS encoding anti-sigma factor antagonist yields MSDIQKEEHGSTTVFHLQGKLDGISSPKVQENISQSLAAGSKNIILDCAHLDYMSSAGIRVLLQSYHQVGQHSGKIVLTKVPKTIEQILYVTGFLSYFKIFNTVDEAIQTLNKDGD; encoded by the coding sequence ATGAGTGATATCCAAAAAGAAGAACATGGCTCGACAACAGTCTTTCATCTCCAAGGAAAACTTGATGGAATTTCCTCTCCAAAAGTACAGGAAAATATTTCCCAATCTCTAGCAGCAGGATCCAAAAATATCATTCTAGACTGCGCTCATCTAGACTATATGTCCAGTGCAGGTATCCGAGTCTTACTGCAAAGCTACCATCAAGTAGGACAACACTCTGGAAAAATTGTCTTAACTAAGGTTCCAAAAACCATAGAACAAATCCTCTATGTCACGGGATTTCTTTCTTACTTTAAAATATTCAATACCGTGGATGAGGCTATACAAACACTAAACAAAGACGGGGATTGA